One genomic region from Listeria monocytogenes encodes:
- a CDS encoding GNAT family N-acetyltransferase, with protein MIIRKEQPQDYEAIRRVNEEAFKGTVEADLIESIRRSDYYQPALSLVAEAEDGLIVGYIMFSEISLEAAGRSRFILALAPLAVLPAYQGTRVGSRLMEEGIRLSREKAYPAIAVLGHADYYPRFGFIPSEQFAIPAPFDVPAEYFMLLELYDGSLENLAGTIHYPAAFSENN; from the coding sequence ATGATTATTCGGAAAGAACAACCACAAGATTACGAGGCCATTCGTCGTGTGAATGAGGAAGCTTTTAAAGGTACTGTAGAAGCAGACTTAATTGAAAGTATTCGGAGATCTGATTATTATCAACCGGCGTTATCTCTTGTTGCCGAAGCGGAAGATGGACTGATTGTTGGGTACATTATGTTTAGTGAGATTTCGCTTGAAGCAGCTGGACGAAGCAGATTTATTTTAGCACTTGCGCCACTTGCTGTTTTACCTGCATATCAAGGGACACGAGTTGGCTCGAGATTAATGGAAGAAGGAATCCGTTTATCACGCGAAAAAGCATATCCGGCCATTGCTGTGCTTGGACATGCTGATTATTATCCGCGATTTGGGTTTATTCCTTCTGAGCAGTTTGCCATTCCGGCGCCATTTGATGTGCCTGCTGAATACTTTATGTTGTTAGAATTATATGATGGTAGTTTAGAAAATTTAGCTGGAACTATCCATTATCCAGCTGCATTTTCTGAAAATAATTAA
- a CDS encoding iron-containing alcohol dehydrogenase family protein: MLNKELIVRGAPQEYLCQVGAWDTLPTHLERRGLKNVLVVRGNASWEVAKKKFPVLSTVTSTFEVYNGGSTYEERDRLVAIMETNKMDAIIAVGGGKIADVCKAAAAVLRLPVIILPTLASTCAAYTPLSVMYDEEGAMIRYDVFASSNALLLIDPEMILDSPKELLIAGIGDTLAKWYEADVIINSLPTKSVEIEIAHFAAKMCRDNLLQYSGEALAAMDKQVLNEAFVKIIETNILVGGMVGGFGDDYGRCAGAHSIHDALTMVPETHHLLHGNKVAYGILVQLVIENRWDEIERLLPFYSELGLPMSLYDMGLATLAEETLVDVSRRATEPHETIHMMPGEMTADVVLNAMKQLEDSMAMKRVTK; the protein is encoded by the coding sequence TTGTTGAATAAAGAATTGATTGTTCGCGGAGCTCCGCAAGAATATTTATGCCAAGTAGGCGCGTGGGATACATTACCTACTCACCTAGAACGCCGCGGTTTGAAAAATGTATTAGTAGTTCGTGGAAATGCTTCTTGGGAAGTCGCTAAAAAGAAATTCCCTGTTTTATCAACTGTTACATCTACTTTTGAAGTATATAATGGTGGTTCTACCTACGAGGAGCGCGATCGTCTGGTGGCAATCATGGAAACAAATAAGATGGATGCGATTATCGCAGTAGGTGGCGGGAAAATAGCTGACGTATGTAAAGCGGCAGCAGCAGTTTTACGTTTGCCAGTTATTATCTTACCGACGCTTGCATCAACTTGTGCCGCTTATACACCACTTAGTGTGATGTACGACGAAGAGGGCGCTATGATTCGTTACGATGTGTTTGCGAGTAGTAATGCGCTTTTATTAATTGATCCGGAAATGATTTTAGACTCACCAAAAGAGTTACTAATTGCAGGAATCGGTGATACGCTAGCTAAATGGTATGAAGCAGATGTGATTATAAATTCTTTACCGACCAAATCTGTCGAAATTGAAATCGCGCACTTTGCAGCTAAAATGTGTCGTGATAATTTGCTGCAATATAGTGGAGAAGCTCTTGCTGCCATGGATAAACAAGTGTTAAATGAAGCATTTGTTAAAATTATCGAGACTAATATTTTAGTTGGTGGAATGGTTGGAGGTTTTGGCGATGATTATGGTCGTTGTGCCGGAGCACATTCGATTCATGATGCGCTAACAATGGTTCCGGAAACGCACCATTTACTACACGGTAATAAAGTAGCATACGGAATCTTAGTTCAATTAGTAATAGAAAATAGATGGGATGAAATCGAACGCCTATTGCCATTTTATTCTGAGCTTGGACTTCCGATGAGTTTGTATGATATGGGGCTTGCGACACTTGCAGAAGAAACGCTTGTGGACGTATCTAGACGTGCAACGGAACCGCATGAAACAATCCATATGATGCCCGGTGAAATGACAGCTGATGTGGTGTTAAATGCGATGAAACAGTTAGAAGATAGTATGGCAATGAAACGAGTGACTAAGTAA
- a CDS encoding amino acid ABC transporter permease: MDYIMEILPALLDGAKTTLLVFVVTLVCSIPLGAVVAVGNISKIAPLKFILNIYIWIMRGTPLLLQLIFIYYGLPIIGVVFDRMDAVFIAFILNYAAYFAEIFRGGFLSIENGQYESAKVLGLTYGQTLRKIVLPQVVKRVLPAIGNEVINLVKDSSLVYILGIGDLLRAGKIAMSRDVTLIPLVLVAAIYLALTAILTVLFKQLEKRFSYYK; this comes from the coding sequence ATGGATTATATCATGGAGATTTTACCAGCATTACTTGACGGGGCGAAAACAACATTACTCGTTTTTGTTGTTACATTAGTTTGTTCTATACCATTAGGAGCGGTTGTGGCAGTGGGAAATATTAGCAAAATAGCCCCACTTAAATTCATTTTAAATATTTACATTTGGATTATGCGAGGCACGCCTTTACTTTTACAATTAATTTTTATTTATTATGGGTTACCGATTATCGGGGTTGTTTTTGACCGAATGGATGCCGTGTTTATTGCTTTTATTTTAAATTATGCAGCTTATTTTGCAGAGATTTTCCGCGGGGGATTTCTTTCCATCGAAAATGGGCAATATGAGAGCGCCAAGGTTTTAGGTCTTACTTACGGCCAGACACTTCGGAAAATTGTCTTACCACAAGTTGTCAAACGTGTCTTACCAGCAATTGGGAATGAAGTTATTAACTTAGTAAAAGACTCGTCCTTAGTATACATTCTCGGAATTGGCGATTTACTAAGAGCTGGGAAAATTGCAATGAGTAGAGATGTTACACTGATTCCACTCGTATTAGTAGCAGCAATCTACTTAGCATTAACTGCCATTCTAACTGTATTATTTAAACAACTTGAAAAACGTTTTAGTTATTATAAATGA
- a CDS encoding amino acid ABC transporter ATP-binding protein, with protein sequence MLEIKNLSKKFDQKTILDNVNISLQDGEILSIVGPSGGGKTTLLRCISGLEKMDAGEIFIDGEKIDPMSRKDVENTIGVVFQEFHLFPHLSVLDNLILAPTLARKTKKAEAVKEAERLLGLLDLADKANSMPYQLSGGQKQRVAIARALAMNPKVLLFDEPTSALDPDLRDHVAALILSLKKVGITQIIVTHDHAFAEKVADQMMEVEPLKKEAI encoded by the coding sequence ATGTTGGAAATTAAAAATCTATCGAAAAAATTTGATCAAAAAACAATTTTAGATAATGTGAATATTTCTCTTCAAGATGGTGAAATTCTCTCAATTGTTGGTCCATCAGGTGGTGGGAAAACAACTTTACTTCGCTGTATTAGTGGACTGGAAAAAATGGATGCAGGTGAAATTTTTATTGACGGGGAAAAAATTGATCCAATGTCGAGAAAAGACGTAGAAAATACAATTGGTGTTGTTTTCCAAGAATTCCACTTGTTTCCTCACTTAAGTGTTTTAGATAATTTGATTTTGGCACCGACACTTGCTCGGAAAACCAAGAAAGCTGAAGCCGTTAAAGAAGCAGAACGATTACTTGGTTTACTTGATTTAGCCGATAAAGCAAATAGTATGCCATACCAATTATCCGGCGGACAAAAACAACGGGTCGCGATTGCCAGAGCGCTTGCGATGAATCCCAAAGTGCTGCTATTTGATGAACCGACATCCGCTTTAGATCCTGACTTGCGCGATCATGTTGCAGCACTGATATTAAGTTTGAAAAAGGTTGGTATTACACAGATTATCGTTACACATGATCACGCTTTTGCTGAAAAAGTTGCGGATCAAATGATGGAAGTAGAACCACTAAAAAAGGAGGCAATCTAA
- a CDS encoding amino acid ABC transporter substrate-binding protein — MKKGLLITVMLMVMLALGACSSSESKEDQWSRIKKDKEVVIGLDDSFVPMGFRDKDDNLVGFDIDLAKAVFAEYGIKAKFTPIDWTMKESELKNGSIDLIWNGYTVTDARKKQVAFSQPYMKNEQVLVTLKSSNINQFSDMKNKTLGAQNGASSIDDMAKKPEVLTDIINNNEPELYDTFDTAFIDLNNKRIDGLIIDEVYARYYIDKQKNKGDYNIITGGFDATDFAVGMRKSDKELQTKINEAFEKLYKEGKMQEISKKWFGDDEIAKQ, encoded by the coding sequence ATGAAAAAAGGATTATTAATAACTGTAATGTTAATGGTGATGTTAGCGCTGGGAGCTTGTTCCAGCAGTGAATCTAAAGAGGACCAGTGGAGTAGAATAAAAAAAGATAAAGAAGTTGTAATTGGTTTAGATGATAGTTTTGTACCGATGGGATTTCGTGATAAAGACGATAATTTGGTTGGTTTTGATATTGATCTTGCGAAAGCTGTATTTGCAGAATATGGCATCAAAGCAAAATTCACACCGATTGACTGGACGATGAAAGAATCGGAACTAAAGAATGGATCGATTGATTTAATTTGGAATGGTTATACTGTGACGGACGCAAGGAAAAAACAAGTCGCTTTTAGTCAACCTTACATGAAAAATGAACAAGTATTAGTTACTTTAAAATCAAGCAATATTAATCAATTTAGCGATATGAAAAATAAAACGCTTGGTGCGCAAAATGGGGCAAGTTCCATCGATGATATGGCGAAAAAACCAGAAGTGTTAACAGACATTATAAATAATAACGAACCAGAATTATACGATACGTTTGATACAGCTTTTATCGATTTAAATAATAAACGGATTGATGGTCTAATTATTGATGAAGTATACGCGCGTTATTACATTGATAAACAAAAAAATAAAGGCGATTACAATATTATAACAGGTGGTTTTGATGCAACAGATTTTGCTGTAGGAATGCGCAAAAGTGATAAAGAACTACAAACAAAAATCAATGAAGCTTTTGAAAAATTATACAAAGAAGGAAAAATGCAAGAAATTAGTAAAAAATGGTTTGGAGATGACGAAATCGCTAAGCAATAG
- the gltB gene encoding glutamate synthase large subunit, which yields MKQTNLPKKHGLYNPENEHDACGIGFVANIKKISSHKIVEQGIHMLCQLKHRGGEVGGDTGDGAGILLEISDSFFRRECSKLGITLPGKYHYAVGMFNFPQNKTERECLMNETEKLIASEGQMFLGWRKLPTDVTKVGAGARKTEPAIYQLFIQKNAELDEAGFERALYLIRKQIEKFAATSKLITETFYVPSLSTRTVIFKGMLLPEQINQYYLDLADPAYVSAFALVHSRFSTNTFPSWERAHPYRYLIHNGEINTQRGNVNWMKAREKRAESGLLGDDLAKLLPIIDESGSDSATLDNALEFLVQAGRSLPHAAMMLIPEPWDKNPHMTDPKRAFYEYHSTLMEPWDGPTSISFTNGRVIGTILDRNGLRPARYYETKDHTIIYSSETGVVPVDPSEIIRKETVGAGTMLLIDLEEGRIVADAELKEELTTEKPYREWLEAEMTEIADLAAADLHYEAMDKSERFKKQRAFGYTQDELNKILIPMVTEKKDPMGAMGYDAPLAVLSQRPQVLFNYFKQLFAQVTNPPIDGIREETVTSAMTLLGDEGNILNPTAQNANRIRLKTPILSRREFAALEQQTKFAQPTVTLPILFKAEERDGLEARLEALFAEADEKIAAGAELLILSDEGVNADWIGIPSLLAVSGLHHHLVKAGTRTQVSIIVKTAEARDVHQCALLIGYGADAVFPSLAIDTFDGLIKEGRIKGFTLDEAESRYIEAITDGILKIMSKMGISTVQSYRGAQIFEAIGIGDEVIKHYFPGTASQIGGIPLDVIAQEAWLRHREAYHDIGYQSFTLNTGGEYQWRSNGEYHVYNPLAIHSLQQATRENDRETYNLYSDLMQNQNNAFLRGLLTFTSDRKPIPLDEVEPAEAIFKRFKSGAMSYGSISQEAHEALAIAMNRIGGKSNSGEGGENPNRFTPDENGDWRRSAIKQIASGRFGVTSHYLVNAEELQIKMAQGAKPGEGGHLPGNKVYPWISKTRGSTTGVGLISPPPHHDIYSIEDLSQLIFDLKNANQNARINVKLVSKTGIGTIAAGVAKGNADVILVSGYEGGTGAAARTSIRHAGVPWEIGLAETHQTLLLNGLRNKVVVETDGKLMTGKDVLVAAMLGAEEFGFATAPLVTLGCVMMRVCHLDTCPVGVATQNPELRKKFSGSADYVVNFFHFIVAEMREMMAELGFRSLTEIIGHKEFLTTHEKKEAHWKAKYIDFSNMLYSDDFYKKQVQYCTKQQDHKIDQTLDMRELVPLIQPALENGEKVTGTFAVRNVDRAIGTIAGSFISKKYGAAGLPEDTISLDFVGSAGQSFGAYTPLGMTLRIHGDANDYFGKGLSGGKLIVSPDAKTPIKPHDSAIVGNVTLYGATGGFAYMHGKAGARFAVRNSGATAVVEGIGDNGCEYMTGGAVVVLGDIGENFAAGMSGGVAYIYTNNKQATTAKINHELVNSRSTFSTSELTKLKQLIEQHANLTGSDFAQDILQNWEAEKANFIFVIPNEYEMMLTRITTLEQTGKTHDEAELQAFYEHKDGKLVAGVAK from the coding sequence ATGAAACAAACTAATTTACCAAAAAAACACGGCCTATACAATCCAGAAAATGAGCACGATGCTTGTGGAATTGGCTTCGTAGCAAATATTAAAAAGATTTCTTCTCATAAAATTGTCGAACAAGGTATTCATATGCTTTGTCAATTAAAGCACCGCGGTGGAGAAGTTGGTGGGGATACGGGCGATGGCGCTGGTATTTTACTTGAGATTTCAGACTCTTTCTTCCGACGCGAGTGTAGCAAACTAGGTATTACTTTACCTGGAAAATATCATTATGCTGTTGGGATGTTTAATTTCCCTCAAAATAAAACAGAACGTGAATGTTTAATGAACGAAACAGAAAAACTGATTGCGAGTGAAGGCCAAATGTTCCTTGGTTGGCGCAAATTACCAACTGATGTAACAAAGGTAGGTGCCGGTGCAAGAAAAACAGAACCAGCGATTTATCAACTTTTTATTCAGAAAAACGCTGAATTAGATGAAGCTGGGTTTGAACGGGCACTTTATTTAATTAGAAAGCAAATCGAAAAATTTGCTGCGACTTCTAAGCTAATTACAGAGACTTTCTACGTTCCAAGTTTATCAACGAGAACGGTTATCTTTAAAGGAATGCTACTACCAGAACAAATTAACCAATATTATTTAGACTTAGCAGATCCGGCGTATGTATCGGCTTTTGCGCTAGTGCATTCACGCTTCTCGACGAATACTTTTCCTAGTTGGGAGCGGGCGCATCCGTACCGTTATTTAATTCATAATGGTGAAATTAATACGCAACGAGGCAATGTCAACTGGATGAAAGCTCGGGAGAAAAGAGCGGAATCTGGTTTACTTGGTGACGATTTAGCCAAATTACTGCCAATTATTGATGAAAGCGGTAGTGACTCGGCAACTTTAGATAATGCGTTAGAATTTTTAGTGCAAGCAGGGCGTTCATTACCTCATGCGGCGATGATGCTTATTCCAGAACCTTGGGATAAAAATCCGCATATGACGGATCCGAAACGTGCTTTTTACGAATATCATAGTACTTTAATGGAGCCGTGGGATGGGCCGACATCAATTTCCTTTACGAATGGTCGAGTTATTGGGACGATTTTGGATAGAAATGGCTTACGTCCGGCGCGTTATTATGAAACGAAAGACCATACGATTATTTATTCTTCGGAAACGGGCGTTGTGCCAGTGGATCCGAGTGAAATTATTCGCAAAGAAACGGTTGGCGCAGGAACGATGTTGTTAATTGATTTAGAAGAAGGACGAATTGTGGCGGACGCTGAATTAAAAGAAGAACTAACAACGGAAAAACCGTACCGTGAATGGTTGGAAGCGGAAATGACAGAAATTGCCGATTTAGCAGCAGCCGATTTACATTATGAAGCAATGGATAAATCAGAACGTTTTAAAAAACAACGAGCATTTGGTTACACACAAGACGAATTAAATAAAATTTTGATTCCGATGGTAACAGAGAAAAAAGATCCAATGGGCGCAATGGGTTATGACGCACCACTTGCTGTTTTAAGCCAACGACCACAAGTGTTATTTAATTACTTTAAACAACTTTTTGCGCAAGTAACCAACCCTCCGATTGATGGGATTCGCGAAGAAACGGTGACTTCAGCGATGACGTTACTTGGTGATGAAGGTAATATTCTAAATCCAACTGCTCAAAATGCTAACCGGATTCGCTTAAAAACACCGATTTTATCTCGAAGGGAATTTGCGGCACTTGAACAACAAACAAAATTTGCCCAACCGACTGTCACTTTACCAATTTTATTTAAAGCAGAGGAAAGAGATGGTTTAGAAGCTCGCCTAGAAGCATTATTTGCAGAAGCGGATGAAAAAATCGCAGCTGGGGCAGAATTGCTCATTTTATCAGATGAGGGGGTGAATGCGGACTGGATTGGCATTCCTTCTCTGTTAGCTGTCAGTGGCTTACATCATCATTTAGTTAAAGCTGGTACGCGTACACAAGTGAGTATTATCGTGAAAACAGCGGAAGCGAGAGATGTCCATCAATGTGCGCTTTTAATTGGCTACGGGGCAGACGCGGTATTTCCAAGTCTTGCTATCGATACGTTTGACGGATTGATTAAAGAAGGTCGAATCAAAGGATTTACACTTGATGAGGCGGAAAGTCGTTATATTGAAGCAATTACAGATGGAATTCTAAAAATCATGTCGAAAATGGGGATATCTACGGTGCAAAGTTACCGCGGGGCGCAGATTTTTGAAGCAATCGGAATTGGCGATGAGGTGATTAAACATTACTTCCCAGGTACAGCCTCACAAATTGGCGGGATTCCACTAGATGTCATTGCGCAAGAAGCATGGCTGCGTCACCGCGAAGCTTATCATGATATTGGCTACCAGAGTTTCACGCTTAATACAGGCGGGGAATATCAGTGGCGCTCAAACGGAGAATATCATGTATACAATCCGCTTGCGATTCATTCTTTGCAACAAGCTACCCGTGAAAATGACCGTGAAACGTATAATCTTTATTCAGATTTAATGCAAAATCAAAATAATGCCTTTTTAAGAGGATTACTCACTTTTACAAGTGATCGCAAACCGATTCCACTGGACGAAGTAGAGCCGGCCGAAGCCATTTTCAAACGATTTAAATCAGGCGCGATGTCTTATGGTTCGATTAGTCAAGAAGCTCATGAAGCGCTTGCTATCGCAATGAATCGTATTGGTGGGAAAAGTAATAGTGGGGAAGGCGGCGAAAACCCGAACCGTTTTACTCCGGACGAAAATGGTGATTGGCGTAGAAGTGCTATTAAGCAAATTGCATCTGGTCGTTTTGGTGTTACAAGTCATTACTTGGTCAATGCAGAGGAACTGCAAATCAAGATGGCTCAAGGAGCGAAACCTGGTGAAGGTGGACACTTGCCTGGAAATAAAGTCTACCCATGGATTTCGAAAACGCGTGGTTCAACAACTGGTGTAGGATTGATTTCACCACCGCCACATCATGATATTTACTCGATTGAAGATTTGTCTCAATTGATTTTCGATTTGAAAAATGCAAATCAAAATGCACGTATCAATGTGAAACTAGTTTCGAAAACTGGTATTGGCACGATTGCTGCAGGTGTAGCAAAAGGGAACGCGGACGTTATTTTAGTTAGTGGTTATGAAGGTGGAACTGGTGCGGCGGCAAGAACAAGTATCCGACACGCGGGAGTGCCGTGGGAAATCGGCTTGGCAGAAACACACCAAACATTACTATTAAACGGTCTTAGAAACAAAGTCGTTGTCGAAACAGATGGCAAACTAATGACAGGAAAAGACGTCCTAGTTGCCGCTATGCTCGGCGCGGAAGAATTCGGTTTCGCAACTGCGCCACTCGTAACATTAGGTTGTGTGATGATGCGTGTTTGCCATTTGGATACATGTCCGGTAGGTGTAGCCACACAGAATCCAGAGCTTCGGAAGAAATTCAGTGGTTCTGCAGATTATGTCGTGAACTTCTTCCATTTTATCGTTGCTGAAATGCGCGAAATGATGGCGGAACTTGGCTTTAGAAGTTTAACAGAAATCATTGGACATAAAGAATTTTTAACTACTCACGAGAAAAAAGAAGCGCATTGGAAAGCAAAATATATCGACTTTTCGAATATGCTTTATAGTGATGATTTTTATAAAAAACAAGTCCAATATTGTACAAAACAACAAGACCACAAAATCGACCAAACGCTTGATATGCGCGAACTTGTGCCATTAATTCAGCCAGCACTAGAAAACGGTGAAAAAGTAACTGGAACTTTCGCTGTACGAAATGTTGACCGCGCGATTGGAACGATTGCTGGTTCCTTTATTAGTAAAAAATACGGAGCGGCAGGGTTACCAGAAGATACCATTTCGCTTGATTTTGTCGGATCAGCTGGTCAAAGCTTTGGTGCTTATACACCGCTCGGCATGACGCTCCGAATTCACGGCGACGCCAATGATTACTTCGGAAAAGGACTTTCAGGTGGTAAATTAATTGTTAGTCCGGATGCTAAGACACCTATTAAACCTCATGATTCCGCGATTGTTGGAAATGTAACGCTTTACGGTGCAACAGGTGGATTTGCCTATATGCACGGAAAAGCGGGTGCACGTTTCGCCGTTCGGAATAGTGGTGCAACAGCTGTCGTTGAAGGTATTGGCGACAACGGTTGTGAATATATGACAGGAGGTGCGGTAGTTGTTCTCGGTGACATTGGGGAGAACTTCGCAGCTGGAATGTCTGGTGGGGTTGCTTACATTTATACTAATAATAAACAAGCAACAACTGCCAAAATCAATCATGAACTTGTAAATAGTCGCTCTACTTTTAGCACATCCGAATTAACTAAATTAAAACAGCTGATTGAACAACATGCAAACCTTACAGGAAGTGATTTCGCCCAAGATATTCTACAAAATTGGGAAGCAGAGAAAGCGAATTTTATTTTCGTCATTCCAAATGAATATGAAATGATGCTGACGAGAATCACGACGCTTGAACAAACTGGAAAAACACACGATGAAGCAGAATTACAAGCTTTTTATGAACATAAAGATGGAAAACTAGTTGCCGGAGTGGCGAAATAG
- a CDS encoding sensor histidine kinase, producing MNWWSYLKDKRFFLLFFCSIMFFVGVLISIDPNSKLTLGNFIYLYVFVLVFLLSYLVLGYFFKYSYWREMKELVSGEIEENIIELLPKPRTREQAFFNQLMAKKHKEELRTISKLQDKQQEYHDFILYWVHEVKTPVVASKMLINNPDLNDTETIFKQIDEELTTIDKLVMQALYFSRLDTFSKDYFIQEQNLGVVVRESVKRHSKLFIGKKMKLDLQNVDMDVRTDSKWLGFILDQILSNALKYTKSGGEVKIWCDTEASGKKVLHMKDNGRGIKEEDLPRVFEQGFTGNIGRQEKKATGMGLYLAKQMAKKLGHEICIQSESGVGTEVKIYFEQKDDYLLIAKD from the coding sequence ATGAATTGGTGGAGTTATTTAAAAGATAAGCGATTTTTCTTATTGTTTTTTTGTAGTATTATGTTTTTTGTGGGCGTGTTGATTTCGATTGATCCGAACAGTAAATTAACGCTTGGAAATTTCATTTACTTGTATGTTTTTGTTTTAGTCTTCTTGCTTTCCTATCTCGTGCTGGGCTATTTCTTTAAATATAGTTATTGGCGCGAAATGAAGGAACTTGTTAGCGGGGAGATTGAAGAGAATATCATTGAATTACTACCAAAACCACGTACTCGCGAACAAGCCTTTTTTAACCAACTAATGGCGAAGAAACATAAAGAAGAATTACGAACAATTAGTAAGCTACAGGATAAACAGCAAGAATACCATGATTTTATTTTATACTGGGTACATGAAGTAAAAACCCCAGTTGTTGCAAGTAAAATGTTAATTAACAATCCTGATTTAAATGATACAGAAACAATTTTCAAGCAAATTGATGAAGAATTAACAACAATAGATAAATTAGTTATGCAGGCACTTTATTTTTCACGACTAGATACATTCTCAAAAGACTATTTTATTCAGGAGCAAAATCTTGGAGTAGTAGTGCGCGAATCGGTCAAACGTCATTCTAAACTTTTCATTGGGAAGAAAATGAAATTGGATTTGCAAAATGTAGATATGGATGTGCGGACGGATAGTAAGTGGCTTGGTTTTATTTTGGATCAAATCTTGTCCAATGCACTCAAATACACAAAAAGTGGTGGCGAAGTAAAAATTTGGTGTGATACAGAAGCATCGGGTAAGAAAGTTTTGCACATGAAAGACAATGGACGTGGAATTAAGGAAGAAGATTTACCACGTGTTTTCGAGCAAGGTTTCACGGGTAATATTGGTAGACAAGAGAAAAAAGCAACGGGCATGGGTTTATACCTAGCTAAACAAATGGCAAAGAAACTAGGTCACGAAATTTGTATTCAATCTGAGAGTGGCGTAGGAACAGAAGTGAAAATCTACTTTGAACAGAAAGATGATTACTTACTGATTGCCAAAGATTAA
- a CDS encoding LysR family transcriptional regulator → MELRQLKYFMEVARVEHMTKASENLHVAQSAVSRQITKLEEELGVHLFDRVGRNMQLTSVGQDFLKQAAIALNELQKAEALVAEYTDPAKGTVRVGLPNSLSTKVLPSVISTFREKYPQITYQFMEGTNEELTEMLLSGVLDMTFLSPVPESSEQIEAIRFFDEKLKLIVPKTHPLAENFTVSLKELASEKFVLYPEDFDLYKIVTKAANKKGFEPQIAFQSRDFYTIQGLVGAGLGISILPEMILDGAIFKETKSIALRDKELRRSVGIITTKKRNLSPSENLFRSFIISFFSN, encoded by the coding sequence ATGGAACTACGACAATTAAAGTATTTTATGGAAGTAGCCCGCGTTGAGCATATGACCAAAGCTAGTGAGAATTTACACGTAGCCCAATCTGCCGTTAGTAGACAGATAACGAAACTCGAAGAAGAACTCGGCGTGCATTTATTTGACCGTGTTGGAAGAAATATGCAACTCACCAGCGTTGGTCAAGATTTCTTAAAACAAGCAGCAATCGCATTAAATGAACTACAAAAAGCCGAAGCACTCGTGGCCGAATATACCGATCCCGCAAAAGGAACTGTTCGCGTCGGCTTACCGAACTCCCTGTCTACCAAAGTGTTGCCATCCGTTATTTCGACCTTTCGGGAAAAATATCCGCAAATTACCTACCAGTTTATGGAAGGAACCAATGAAGAACTTACCGAGATGCTCTTAAGCGGCGTCCTTGATATGACTTTTTTATCGCCTGTCCCAGAATCTAGCGAACAAATTGAAGCCATTCGTTTTTTTGATGAAAAATTGAAGCTAATTGTCCCTAAAACCCATCCACTTGCTGAAAATTTCACCGTTTCACTAAAAGAGCTCGCTTCCGAAAAATTCGTCCTTTATCCAGAAGACTTTGATTTATATAAAATCGTAACAAAAGCTGCCAATAAAAAAGGATTCGAGCCACAAATAGCATTTCAAAGTAGAGATTTTTATACGATTCAAGGACTTGTCGGAGCAGGCCTTGGTATTAGTATTTTGCCCGAAATGATTTTAGATGGAGCGATTTTTAAGGAAACGAAAAGTATCGCTTTGCGTGATAAAGAATTGCGGCGTTCGGTCGGGATTATTACGACAAAAAAACGGAACCTATCCCCTTCCGAGAATTTGTTCCGTTCCTTTATTATTTCGTTCTTTTCGAATTAA